Proteins encoded in a region of the Prunus persica cultivar Lovell chromosome G4, Prunus_persica_NCBIv2, whole genome shotgun sequence genome:
- the LOC109948702 gene encoding uncharacterized protein K02A2.6-like, producing the protein MDLIGKIYPASRKQHCFIIAATDYFTKWVKSKLVKSTTSQEIITFIEEQIVQRFGIPESITTNRGTSFISREMLDMAEAFKFKLLQSTPYYAQANGQTESSNKVIINIIRKMLEENPRQWHEKLSETLWAYKTSKREATGMTPYALTYDHDAILPMEIAVQSIRIAKQHNLVGEDYSQAMLM; encoded by the coding sequence ATGGACCTCATTGGCAAAATCTATCCAGCCAGTAGAAAACAACATTGTTTTATCATTGCGGCTACAGAttatttcaccaaatgggtaAAATCCAAGCTAGTCAAATCCACCacatctcaagagatcatTACCTTCATAGAAGAACAGATTGTGCAAAGGTTTGGCATACCAGAATCAATCACCACTAATAGGGGAACTTCCTTCATATCCAGAGAAATGCTAGACATGGCAGAAgcattcaagttcaaactaCTTCAATCCACTCCTTATTATGCACAGGCTAATGGACAGACAGAATCAAGCAACAAGGTGATTATCAACATTATCAGGAAAATGCTTGAGGAAAATCCAAGGCAATGGCATGAAAAACTGTCAGAAACCTTGTGGGCCTataaaacttcaaaaagagaagcaactggcATGACTCCATATGCCCTAACCTATGATCATGATGCAATTCTGCCCATGGAAATCGCAGTTCAGTCCATCAGAATTGCCAAGCAACATAATTTAGTTGGAGAAGACTACTCACAAGCAATGTTGATGTAA